One segment of Bacillus alkalisoli DNA contains the following:
- a CDS encoding pseudouridine synthase: MERLQKVIARAGITSRRKAEQLILDGRVTVNGKVVKELGVKVTSNDKIEVEGIPLEREKPVYFAMYKPRGVISSVSDDKGRKVVTDFLPEIQERIYPVGRLDYDTSGLLVLTNDGDFANALMHPKYEVDKQYIAKVKGVLTKEAIRSLERGVVLEDGKTSPAKVKIISSDKKKNTSIYEVVIHEGRNRQVRRMFEALGHPVIKLRREKYGFLTLQGLQPGEARELTPHEVKQLRALATTKPR, from the coding sequence ATGGAACGTTTACAAAAAGTGATAGCACGTGCAGGAATTACATCGAGAAGAAAGGCAGAACAATTAATTTTAGATGGAAGAGTTACGGTAAATGGCAAAGTGGTGAAAGAATTAGGAGTTAAAGTTACATCCAACGATAAAATTGAAGTAGAAGGAATTCCATTAGAAAGAGAAAAGCCAGTCTACTTTGCGATGTATAAACCAAGAGGTGTAATTTCTAGTGTAAGTGACGATAAAGGTAGAAAGGTAGTTACTGATTTCTTACCAGAAATTCAGGAGCGCATTTATCCGGTAGGTCGTCTTGATTACGATACTTCAGGATTATTAGTACTTACAAATGACGGCGATTTTGCCAATGCACTTATGCATCCTAAATATGAAGTGGACAAGCAATATATTGCGAAAGTAAAAGGCGTTTTAACGAAAGAGGCAATACGAAGCTTAGAGCGTGGTGTTGTCCTAGAAGATGGTAAAACGTCGCCAGCTAAAGTGAAAATAATTTCTTCTGATAAAAAGAAAAACACATCAATCTATGAAGTTGTTATTCACGAAGGACGTAATCGCCAAGTACGCCGCATGTTCGAAGCGCTTGGTCATCCTGTAATTAAACTAAGAAGAGAAAAGTACGGTTTCTTAACATTACAAGGCTTACAACCAGGCGAAGCTCGTGAACTAACACCACACGAAGTAAAACAACTTAGAGCACTAGCAACTACTAAACCTAGATAA
- a CDS encoding nucleoside recognition domain-containing protein, with product MVNIIWVALTVIGIAFAMINGTMAEVNEAVFKGAKEAVTICIGFISVLVFWLGLMKIAQASGLLEKLAQLFRPLVVRLFPEVPVNHPAMGYMLSNMIANMFGLGNAATPMGIKAMEQLKELNGGKNEASRSMITFLAINTSSLTLIPTTVIAIRMTYESSAPTEIVGTTLIATLFSTIAAIAIDRFFYYRRVRRGAS from the coding sequence TGCAATGATTAATGGAACAATGGCAGAAGTAAATGAGGCAGTGTTTAAAGGGGCAAAAGAGGCGGTTACAATCTGCATTGGATTTATTAGTGTGCTAGTTTTTTGGTTAGGCTTAATGAAAATTGCTCAAGCGTCTGGCTTATTAGAAAAATTAGCACAACTGTTTCGACCGCTAGTCGTAAGACTTTTCCCAGAGGTGCCAGTCAATCATCCTGCAATGGGGTATATGCTATCAAATATGATTGCCAATATGTTTGGACTTGGAAATGCTGCAACTCCAATGGGGATTAAAGCGATGGAGCAATTAAAAGAATTAAACGGTGGCAAAAATGAAGCAAGTCGATCCATGATTACTTTTTTGGCTATTAATACATCGAGCTTGACATTAATACCTACAACGGTAATTGCTATTCGTATGACTTATGAATCAAGTGCCCCAACAGAAATTGTCGGCACGACACTTATTGCAACCCTATTTTCCACAATCGCAGCAATCGCGATAGACCGTTTTTTCTATTATAGAAGAGTGAGAAGAGGTGCTAGTTAA
- a CDS encoding spore maturation protein, with product MEFISLVSLWIIPVIICTILLYGTYKQVPTYETFVEGGKEGIKIAVSIIPFLVGMLVAISIFRASGALDFIIDLLRPALYALGVPPEIVPLALIRPISGTAALGMTTDIIATHGPDSFIGRLASTMQGSTDTTLYVLTVYFGAVGIKKMGDALKVGLLADLVGIIVAIVVVILIFGM from the coding sequence ATGGAGTTCATTTCACTCGTCTCATTATGGATCATACCAGTGATCATTTGTACAATCCTGCTTTATGGCACGTATAAACAAGTGCCAACGTATGAAACGTTTGTAGAAGGTGGAAAAGAAGGGATAAAAATTGCTGTATCTATTATTCCGTTCTTAGTAGGGATGTTAGTGGCCATCTCTATCTTTCGTGCTTCTGGAGCACTAGACTTTATCATTGACTTACTAAGACCTGCTTTATATGCATTGGGCGTACCTCCTGAGATTGTTCCACTTGCCTTAATCCGTCCAATCTCTGGAACGGCAGCTCTTGGAATGACTACAGATATCATTGCGACACATGGGCCAGATTCTTTTATTGGTAGACTAGCCTCTACGATGCAAGGTAGTACTGATACGACACTTTATGTCTTAACAGTATACTTCGGTGCAGTTGGAATAAAGAAAATGGGTGACGCGCTAAAAGTTGGACTTCTAGCAGACCTTGTTGGTATTATAGTAGCCATTGTAGTTGTTATTTTAATATTTGGAATGTGA